GCCAGCAACAAGGGTTCGCTCGATTCGCGTGCCGCGGCGCAACTCGCCGCAATCGACGGCGTCATGGTCTACACCATCGGCGCCGGTGCCGAAGGCGACATTCCGATGCCGGTCTTCGACTATGCCGGCAATCGCATCGGTACCGAAATGCGGGCTTCCGAAATCGACACGCTGGCGCTACGCGACATCGCCGACACCACCGGCGGGCTGTTCTTCCGCGCCACCGATGAAAACGCCGTGGAGGATGCCTTCAGGGCGATCAATCAGGACAACAAGATCGAGTTCGACGCGCCGCCGCCCTTGATCAGCCACGAACTTTTTCACGTCTTTGTATTGCCCGGCATCGCGCTGCTGGGGCTCGCTCTGTTTGGCGCCGTGCGGCGATCGGACGACAGGGCCTCAACGTGAATCACGCGCCGCGTGATGCCGGAATTCGCCGGGTGCGGTAAAGCCATTCACATGAGGTTTCGTCCATGACGATGTTGCGCCGTCGCTTCCTTGGGGCCCTGGGTCTGGGTGCTATGGTGTTCTTGATGTTCGGCCAAAGCGCCTGGGCAGCCGAAAAGCGGCCTTCGCCGACCAAGCCGGTTCGTATCGCGGTGATGCAGTTCATGCACGAAACGGTCACCTTCCTGCCGTTCGACACTGTCACCGAGGACTTCATCTACGAAGGCTCGCCCGCGCGTGGTGATGCGCTGCTGAGCGCGTCGAGCTATCACATCAGCCGGTCCTCCATGAGCGGCTTCGTCAAGGTGGCGCGCGAGCACGCCAATGTGGATCTGGTCGGCATCGAATCACCGCTGGGCTCGAAGAAGGGGTCCGGCTCCGGCTGGATCACCAAGGAAGCCTTCGAGCATTTCGTCGACAAGATGGCGGCGGATCTGAAAGCCCAGGGCCCGTTCGACGGTGCCTACCTGTCGCTGCACGGCGCCATGGGCGTGCGCGGCGTGGCCAGGCCGGAAGCGGAGCTGGCGCGGCGGGTGCGCGAGGTGGTCGGTTCCAAGGCGATCATCGCCGGTACCTTCGACCCGCATGGCAATGAAGACGACGAATTCCTGCGTTATGCGGACCTTGCCTTCACGATCAAGTACTACCCGCACTACGACGGCTATCTGCAGGGCGAGCGCGCGGCGCGCACCTTGATCCGCTCGATTCGCGGCGACTACAGGCCGACCAGCGCCACCCGCAAGCCGCCGATCATCACCGCCTCGGTGCTGCAATGGACCGGTGCCTCGCCATGGATGGATCTGGTGCAGCGCGCGCTGACCTGGGAGGCGCGCGAGCCCGACGTCTACGTGAATTTCTACTACGGTTTCGCGTTCGCGGACG
The Banduia mediterranea genome window above contains:
- a CDS encoding M81 family metallopeptidase, encoding MFGQSAWAAEKRPSPTKPVRIAVMQFMHETVTFLPFDTVTEDFIYEGSPARGDALLSASSYHISRSSMSGFVKVAREHANVDLVGIESPLGSKKGSGSGWITKEAFEHFVDKMAADLKAQGPFDGAYLSLHGAMGVRGVARPEAELARRVREVVGSKAIIAGTFDPHGNEDDEFLRYADLAFTIKYYPHYDGYLQGERAARTLIRSIRGDYRPTSATRKPPIITASVLQWTGASPWMDLVQRALTWEAREPDVYVNFYYGFAFADVVDAGMAFQVMTNGGPELAEHIADDMANTAWRLRDELVHGTTVYSMAEGVQKAKAAVKEAQVPIVFADHSDRTGAATWLLRQVIEQKMGHTLFGTIADEDVIEALRKQGVKPGDAFDMEIGGKLDVSAGEPVRVVGTVNTVSGGLGRGAAKSQLWVSVKFGDGNVVIISPHLHQNRWPEEFLEIGINPADFEAIAIKSRVHFRRGYYDNGYAKTILLVEPEQPFLGTVRLEALDYQHLKLDHLYPYGKNLSYP